Proteins encoded by one window of uncultured Draconibacterium sp.:
- a CDS encoding RagB/SusD family nutrient uptake outer membrane protein, which translates to MKNIHKTLLKSGVLFIMLLGLFSCEDYLDKAPESIVSEEVAFSNFTNFQGYIEEIYNCIPDKEKKYWTASWNWGDDELFNLEGSWHMTNQVDIGNFWAWQNNAATWFDDDNANPTSTNKFDHGLYAHAWYCIRKANMGLENLDLLTVATQEERDFIEGQLYFFRAWWHFEMMQYLGGLPYIDYVLPAGEKLTLPRLSYQECADKAGADLRKAANLLPIDWDETTVGKNTLGKNQLRANKIMALGYLGKNYLWAASPLMKNGAETGGANTYNYDEDYARKAAEAFGELLNLVEGGQTQYALVDFDYEDIYNHKKSSGVDTKYSDMFYTTGQNWLMPGSTEAIFRGPSTDYNGSNWNTTKTFGPKVKGLVEHDNIIHHPTANYVKNYGMANGLPLDDPESGFDPEYPFKDRDPRFYHDIVFDGFKYVNATMPADMEYLRYTGLATNGTMRNPADGSRTGYLIQKLVPHTANKYDGAYNWSYNLHTYLPYMRLGDIYTMYAEACAAFGGASGKASNFTKTAEDALNTLRDRCGAGHVAASYTASREKFIDEVRRERAVELSFEGFRFNDLQRWLLLTEYPYNVKTSQEFDRVEDPDFYENNDPRDARVANFREEVILTRQFGVKHYWFPLKIEDVSMYPEFGQNPGW; encoded by the coding sequence ATGAAAAATATACATAAGACGCTTTTGAAGAGTGGTGTACTGTTCATCATGCTGTTGGGGCTCTTTTCCTGCGAAGATTACCTGGATAAAGCACCGGAATCAATCGTATCGGAGGAGGTAGCGTTTAGTAATTTTACCAATTTCCAGGGTTATATTGAAGAGATTTATAACTGTATCCCTGATAAAGAAAAGAAATACTGGACCGCCTCATGGAACTGGGGTGACGATGAGCTGTTTAACCTTGAAGGTAGCTGGCACATGACCAACCAGGTTGATATTGGTAACTTCTGGGCATGGCAAAACAATGCTGCCACCTGGTTTGACGATGATAATGCAAATCCAACTTCTACCAATAAATTTGATCATGGTTTGTATGCGCATGCATGGTATTGCATTCGTAAAGCGAATATGGGCCTCGAAAATCTTGATCTGTTAACTGTGGCAACGCAGGAGGAAAGAGATTTTATTGAAGGACAGCTCTATTTTTTCAGAGCATGGTGGCATTTTGAAATGATGCAATACCTTGGTGGTTTGCCTTATATTGATTACGTATTGCCTGCAGGTGAAAAATTGACTTTACCTCGACTGAGCTATCAGGAATGTGCAGATAAAGCAGGAGCCGATTTAAGAAAAGCTGCCAACTTATTGCCAATCGACTGGGACGAAACAACAGTTGGTAAAAATACACTGGGTAAAAACCAGTTACGCGCCAATAAAATTATGGCTTTGGGTTACCTGGGTAAAAACTACCTGTGGGCTGCAAGTCCGTTAATGAAAAACGGTGCCGAAACAGGCGGTGCTAATACCTATAATTACGACGAGGATTATGCACGCAAAGCTGCTGAGGCTTTTGGTGAGTTGCTGAACCTTGTTGAAGGTGGGCAAACACAATATGCATTGGTAGATTTTGATTATGAAGACATTTATAATCACAAGAAATCAAGCGGTGTTGATACCAAGTACAGCGATATGTTTTATACTACCGGACAAAACTGGTTAATGCCGGGGTCTACAGAAGCTATTTTCCGTGGTCCGTCAACCGATTACAACGGTAGTAACTGGAACACCACAAAAACCTTTGGACCAAAAGTAAAAGGTCTGGTAGAACACGATAACATCATTCACCATCCTACGGCTAACTACGTGAAGAATTATGGTATGGCCAACGGTTTACCATTGGATGATCCGGAATCGGGTTTTGATCCTGAATATCCGTTTAAAGACCGTGACCCTCGTTTCTACCACGACATTGTTTTTGATGGATTTAAATATGTGAATGCCACAATGCCTGCTGACATGGAATATCTGCGTTACACAGGTTTGGCAACAAACGGAACAATGCGTAATCCTGCCGATGGTAGCCGAACAGGTTACCTGATTCAGAAACTGGTACCGCATACAGCCAATAAATACGATGGAGCATATAACTGGAGTTATAACCTGCATACCTACCTGCCATACATGCGTTTAGGAGATATCTATACCATGTATGCCGAAGCATGTGCTGCATTTGGTGGTGCATCAGGGAAAGCATCGAATTTCACAAAAACAGCTGAAGATGCGCTTAACACGCTTCGCGACCGTTGTGGAGCCGGCCATGTTGCCGCTTCATACACAGCAAGCCGCGAAAAATTCATCGACGAAGTGAGAAGAGAACGTGCTGTAGAGCTTTCATTCGAAGGCTTCCGTTTTAACGACTTACAACGTTGGTTGTTGCTTACCGAGTATCCTTACAATGTAAAAACTTCTCAAGAGTTTGACCGGGTAGAAGACCCTGATTTCTATGAGAACAATGACCCAAGAGATGCAAGGGTAGCTAACTTTAGAGAAGAAGTCATTTTAACACGTCAGTTTGGAGTTAAGCACTACTGGTTCCCGCTTAAAATCGAGGATGTTTCTATGTATCCTGAATTTGGGCAGAATCCGGGCTGGTAG
- a CDS encoding RagB/SusD family nutrient uptake outer membrane protein, with product MKNIIKLVVLVLLFTACDDMFEPALENNRGLDAMYNEPTYAQGILANAYILLPYSSTPNSDVATDDAVTNDNGNDYLAMATGSWTASTNPMSQWQSRRNAIQYINLFLANTDEVVWSKDEVINTMYNDRLKGEAYALRAVQMYSLLLAHGGWTAGGELLGIPIITEPETAESDFNLPRNTFQECIDQIIADANTAMDLLPLDFGDISDGEIPSKYQSLGVTNAGDYNRVNGNHMRGRITGRIVEAVRAQAALLAASPSYNSGTTVSWEDAANFAADVLDRVGGPSGLAANGHTWYANTSEIEALASGVAPPEIIWRGDVGQNNDLETDNFPPSLYGNGRVNPTQNLVDAFPTVDGYPITDPSSNYDPANPYANRDPRLNDYIVVNESTQGPNSDVIITGTYSDNNDGINKENGLSTRTGYYLRKLLRYDCNPNPEFDTEQKHYTARIRYTEIFLAYAEAANEAWGPTGTGGNTYSAYDVIKAIRERAGIGLDNGDAYLESVKGDQDAMRELIRNERRIELCFENHRFWDLRRWNVANLNETALGMQIDDPNGTYTYSPIDVESRNYADYMYYGPIPYGELQKWSNLEQNAGW from the coding sequence ATGAAGAATATAATAAAATTAGTGGTTCTTGTACTTCTGTTCACTGCCTGCGACGATATGTTCGAGCCGGCTTTGGAGAACAACAGGGGACTTGACGCGATGTACAACGAGCCTACATATGCACAAGGTATTTTGGCCAACGCATACATATTATTGCCTTATTCGTCGACTCCAAATAGCGATGTGGCAACTGATGATGCAGTAACCAACGATAATGGAAACGACTATCTGGCAATGGCTACCGGTTCATGGACAGCCAGTACTAATCCAATGTCGCAATGGCAAAGCAGAAGAAATGCTATTCAGTACATCAATCTGTTTTTAGCCAACACCGACGAGGTGGTTTGGAGTAAGGATGAAGTGATAAATACGATGTATAACGACCGTTTGAAAGGTGAAGCTTATGCGCTGAGAGCAGTTCAAATGTATTCGTTGTTATTGGCACATGGCGGTTGGACTGCCGGTGGCGAATTATTGGGTATTCCGATTATTACGGAACCAGAAACTGCTGAGTCAGACTTTAACCTGCCACGTAATACATTCCAGGAATGTATCGACCAGATTATTGCTGATGCAAATACTGCTATGGATCTTTTGCCATTGGATTTCGGCGATATCTCTGATGGCGAAATTCCTTCAAAATACCAGTCGTTGGGAGTTACCAACGCCGGCGATTACAACCGGGTAAATGGTAACCATATGCGTGGCCGAATAACCGGACGTATTGTTGAAGCAGTACGCGCGCAGGCTGCATTGTTGGCAGCCAGCCCTTCTTACAACAGTGGCACAACGGTATCCTGGGAAGATGCAGCAAATTTTGCTGCCGATGTTTTAGACCGTGTTGGCGGACCAAGTGGTTTGGCTGCCAATGGACATACCTGGTATGCCAATACAAGCGAAATAGAAGCACTGGCTTCAGGTGTAGCACCTCCTGAAATTATCTGGAGAGGCGATGTTGGTCAGAATAACGACCTGGAAACCGATAATTTCCCTCCGTCTTTATATGGAAACGGACGTGTAAATCCAACACAAAACTTAGTTGATGCATTCCCAACCGTAGATGGTTATCCAATTACTGATCCTTCGAGCAATTATGATCCTGCAAATCCGTATGCAAACCGCGACCCACGATTGAACGATTACATTGTGGTTAACGAAAGTACACAGGGACCAAACAGCGATGTAATTATTACAGGGACATATAGCGATAACAACGATGGAATTAACAAGGAAAACGGATTGTCAACACGTACCGGTTATTACCTGCGTAAACTATTACGTTACGATTGTAATCCGAATCCGGAATTCGACACTGAGCAAAAGCATTATACCGCACGTATCCGTTACACCGAAATATTTCTGGCATACGCCGAAGCGGCTAACGAAGCCTGGGGACCAACCGGAACAGGTGGAAATACATATTCTGCTTACGATGTTATTAAAGCAATCCGCGAAAGAGCAGGAATTGGCCTTGATAACGGAGATGCCTACCTGGAATCAGTTAAAGGCGATCAGGATGCAATGCGTGAGCTGATTAGAAACGAGCGTCGTATTGAGCTTTGTTTCGAGAATCACCGTTTCTGGGATTTACGTCGCTGGAACGTTGCGAACCTGAACGAAACGGCACTTGGTATGCAAATCGACGATCCGAATGGTACATATACTTACTCGCCAATTGATGTTGAGTCAAGAAATTATGCCGATTACATGTATTACGGACCAATTCCTTACGGTGAACTACAGAAATGGAGTAACCTGGAACAAAATGCAGGTTGGTAA
- a CDS encoding TonB-dependent receptor — MKYRINLSSQKALSALMKNCLIKTLVVLLGIFINLSLFAQDTKTITGTVVDEQDNPVIGATVIVKGTQIGVPTDLDGNFELQVPTDKEILLISFIGMEPQEINIANQTKLEVVLAPSSVQLEETIVVGYGQQKKESVVGAITQTTGEVLQRTAGVTDIGMALTGNLPGVITINSSGMPGEEDPQIIIRSASSWNNSDPLVLVDGVERPMSGVDMNSVESVSVLKDASATAVFGVKGANGVILITTKRGKEGSARIDVSANMTMKVPSKLPNKLDSYDALMARNYAIEHELGVSPDSWGYMTPQDIIEKYRYPADLAEAERYPNVDWQDVLFKDYAMSYNANINVSGGTKFVKYFASADFASEGDLFYVFDNGRNYESGYGYNRINVRSNLDFQLTKSTVFRLNLAGSNGQKKTPWGQTNSGDWAVAQQWAGAYNIAPDVFLPQYSDGSWGFYPNISNVSNSAQNLSLSGTMLSTTTQINTDFILEQELDFITKGLKFRGAISWDNTFLENNRGINDLFNDAQQKWIDPATGIATYKKEYENNNKFDFQQGVLWNTSAGSVQNYATQRNLEYQLRLNWDRQFGNHSVTAMGMFSRKERAQGNVIPSFREDWAFRTTYDYKSRYFLEYNGAYNGSERFSKDYRFAFFSSGAIGWMISEESFMENVGFLDMLKLRASYGEIGDDNINGRWLYLTQWAYGGNSSLDLNHGTSPYDWYRESTVGNPDVRWETVKKFNAGVDYAFFDGLLAGSVEYFRDNRVDILINGNDRAVPSYYGPTPPTANLGEVETNGYEIQVRVNKVLNNGVRLWGDMSMTHAVNEIIERDDPALFEDYRKQAGYSLGQTRAYVDAGYFNTYDALYGSPMHDTNDPYKVPGDYNILDFNADGVIDSKDQIPYGYAGSPQNTYNATVGVEWKGFSAFVQFYGVNNVTRNVPLTSFGSKLNTVYDFGTWWSQETPNADVTVPRWLSEPSYNQGTQYLFDGSYVRLKNAELAYTINGGWINNIGFRTLKIFVNGNNLWVWSKMPDDRESNFAGSGGQGAYPTLKRYNLGIRFTL; from the coding sequence ATGAAATACAGAATTAACTTATCATCTCAAAAAGCTTTGTCAGCTTTGATGAAGAACTGCTTGATAAAAACACTTGTAGTATTACTTGGGATTTTTATCAATTTATCATTGTTTGCTCAGGATACCAAAACCATAACGGGGACGGTTGTTGATGAGCAAGACAATCCGGTAATTGGTGCTACGGTAATTGTTAAAGGTACGCAGATTGGTGTGCCTACCGATTTAGACGGAAATTTTGAGCTGCAAGTTCCAACCGATAAAGAGATCCTGCTGATCTCGTTTATTGGAATGGAGCCGCAGGAAATTAACATTGCTAACCAAACTAAACTGGAGGTTGTATTGGCACCATCGAGCGTACAACTGGAGGAGACTATTGTTGTTGGTTACGGCCAGCAAAAAAAGGAGAGTGTTGTTGGGGCAATCACCCAAACAACCGGAGAAGTGCTGCAACGCACAGCAGGTGTAACCGATATTGGAATGGCATTAACAGGTAACCTGCCGGGTGTAATTACAATTAACAGCTCGGGTATGCCGGGCGAAGAAGATCCGCAAATTATTATTCGTTCGGCAAGTTCGTGGAACAACAGCGACCCATTAGTGTTGGTCGATGGTGTTGAACGTCCGATGAGCGGAGTAGATATGAACTCGGTTGAGTCGGTTTCAGTACTGAAAGATGCTTCGGCAACAGCGGTTTTTGGTGTGAAAGGTGCAAACGGTGTAATCCTGATTACCACTAAACGTGGTAAAGAAGGATCAGCACGTATTGATGTTTCGGCCAACATGACCATGAAGGTACCATCGAAACTTCCTAACAAACTGGATTCGTACGATGCTTTAATGGCACGTAACTATGCTATTGAGCACGAATTGGGTGTTTCTCCTGATTCGTGGGGATATATGACTCCACAGGATATTATTGAAAAATACCGTTACCCGGCTGATTTGGCCGAAGCCGAACGTTATCCGAATGTCGACTGGCAGGATGTACTTTTTAAAGATTATGCCATGTCGTACAATGCAAACATAAACGTATCAGGGGGTACTAAGTTTGTAAAGTATTTTGCATCGGCAGACTTTGCAAGCGAGGGCGACCTTTTTTATGTTTTCGATAATGGACGTAACTACGAATCGGGTTATGGCTACAACCGTATTAACGTACGTAGTAACCTCGATTTCCAGCTTACAAAATCTACTGTTTTCAGGTTAAACCTGGCCGGCTCGAACGGACAAAAGAAAACTCCATGGGGACAAACCAATTCAGGCGACTGGGCTGTTGCACAGCAGTGGGCCGGAGCTTACAACATTGCTCCTGATGTGTTTTTGCCACAATATTCAGATGGATCATGGGGATTTTATCCAAACATCTCGAACGTTTCCAATTCGGCTCAAAACCTGTCGCTTTCAGGAACCATGCTTTCAACAACAACACAAATCAACACCGACTTCATTCTGGAGCAGGAGTTGGATTTTATTACCAAAGGCCTGAAGTTCCGTGGTGCTATTTCATGGGATAACACTTTTCTGGAGAATAACAGGGGGATTAACGACCTTTTTAACGATGCACAGCAAAAATGGATTGATCCTGCAACCGGTATCGCCACCTACAAAAAGGAATATGAAAATAACAACAAATTCGATTTCCAACAGGGTGTGCTCTGGAATACGTCTGCTGGTTCAGTTCAAAACTATGCAACACAACGTAACCTGGAATACCAGTTGCGTTTGAACTGGGATCGTCAGTTTGGTAACCATAGTGTTACCGCGATGGGTATGTTTAGCCGTAAAGAACGCGCACAAGGTAACGTAATTCCTTCTTTCCGTGAGGACTGGGCGTTCCGTACTACATACGACTATAAATCGCGTTATTTCTTGGAGTACAATGGTGCATATAACGGATCAGAAAGATTTTCCAAAGACTATCGTTTTGCCTTCTTTAGTTCAGGTGCGATTGGCTGGATGATCTCGGAAGAATCATTTATGGAAAATGTTGGATTCCTGGATATGTTAAAACTAAGGGCTTCGTATGGTGAAATTGGTGACGATAATATCAATGGTCGTTGGCTGTATCTTACACAATGGGCCTACGGAGGTAACTCATCACTTGACTTAAACCATGGAACCAGCCCTTACGACTGGTATCGTGAATCAACTGTTGGAAATCCTGATGTACGCTGGGAGACAGTTAAAAAGTTTAATGCCGGTGTTGACTATGCTTTCTTTGACGGGCTTTTGGCAGGTAGCGTTGAATACTTCCGCGATAACCGTGTTGATATTTTGATTAACGGAAACGACCGTGCAGTTCCATCATATTATGGACCGACACCACCAACCGCTAACCTTGGAGAAGTAGAAACCAATGGGTATGAAATACAAGTGCGTGTAAATAAAGTACTGAATAACGGTGTTAGGTTGTGGGGAGATATGAGTATGACACATGCAGTAAATGAGATTATTGAAAGAGATGATCCTGCATTGTTCGAAGATTATCGTAAACAAGCTGGCTACAGCCTTGGACAAACAAGAGCTTACGTTGATGCAGGTTATTTTAATACCTACGATGCATTATACGGTAGCCCGATGCACGACACCAACGATCCATATAAAGTTCCCGGAGACTATAATATCCTTGATTTTAATGCTGATGGTGTAATTGATAGTAAAGATCAGATCCCTTATGGATATGCCGGATCTCCACAAAATACTTACAACGCTACAGTTGGTGTTGAATGGAAAGGCTTTAGTGCATTTGTTCAGTTTTACGGTGTTAACAACGTAACACGTAATGTTCCGCTCACCAGTTTCGGAAGCAAGCTGAATACCGTTTACGATTTCGGAACGTGGTGGTCGCAAGAAACACCAAATGCTGATGTAACTGTTCCGCGTTGGTTGTCGGAGCCTAGCTATAATCAGGGTACTCAGTACTTGTTCGATGGTTCGTATGTTCGATTGAAAAATGCTGAATTAGCGTATACTATTAATGGAGGTTGGATAAATAATATTGGCTTCCGCACCCTGAAAATATTTGTTAATGGTAACAACTTGTGGGTATGGTCGAAAATGCCTGATGACCGCGAATCGAACTTCGCCGGATCAGGAGGACAGGGAGCTTACCCAACTTTGAAACGATATAATTTAGGAATAAGATTTACACTATAA
- a CDS encoding SusC/RagA family TonB-linked outer membrane protein, translating into MKHIQKRFILFALFAVVPFLMNAQTPAGNETDTIIITDDPLVQVPFRKVAQSDILGGVSVVDLEELTKKNYNTYSLDNMQGYIGGFTGNALWGMGDYLVLVDGIPREANNVLPTEIDQITFLKSAAAVVLYGSRAAKGAILISTKRGKNTPLEINVRANTGFHVSKSNPSYLGSAQYMTLFNEARVNDGQSPLYSDEEIYHYASGSNPYRYPNVDFYSSDYLKSYYNRTDVSTEILGGNERAKFYTNIGYYRQGDVFDFGEAADNFTDRLNIRGNIDLNLNDFISAYINTNATFYNSRSANATDRDSNDGITDNYWTYASIMRPNRVSPLIPLNFIDPNDQQSWNLVNGSENIIGGQYFLGGTQVDQTNVFADYYAGGYSKWTSRQFQFDTGLDFDLRGITEGLKFHTQFAVDYATSYSTSYNNSYAVYEPSWYDYNGTDVIAGITKYNNDEKSGQQNVGGSTSNQTIAFSGYFTYDKTFNADHNLNAMLIASGYQITNSGQYHRTSSANAGLQLGYNYKKKYYADFSASVIHSAKLPEGNRQALSPTVSLGWKISEEDFMANSSVFDELSLNVSGSILNSDLDIEDFYMYEATYTQASGAWWGWYDGASERSTNSKRGGNDELDFVKRKEVSATLMASLWEKLLTVNTSFFINSTEGLLITPSTIFPNYFFTWWPEASFIPNVNFNNDKRVGFDFNVNVNKQVGEVDLTLGVSGIYYTTEATQRDENYEYDYQYREGLAIDGIWGLESEGLFQSAEEVASSPEQKFGGTVKPGDIKYVDQNGDNVIDDKDQVYLGRAGWSGAPLTLGVNFTAKYKGFTFFALGTGNYGAYAMKNDSYQWVYGDRKYSEVVLDRWTEETKATATYPRLTTENGSNNFRDSDFWMYKTDRFNLAKVQITYDLPKSLIQNSLFENISTYVSGANLLTISKEKDILELEFDSAPQTRFFNIGLKATF; encoded by the coding sequence ATGAAACATATACAAAAGAGATTCATTTTATTTGCCCTGTTTGCAGTAGTTCCGTTTTTAATGAACGCGCAAACTCCGGCAGGAAATGAAACGGATACGATCATTATAACCGATGACCCATTAGTGCAGGTACCTTTTCGTAAGGTAGCTCAAAGCGACATTTTGGGTGGTGTTTCGGTGGTCGATCTCGAAGAATTAACCAAAAAGAACTATAATACGTATAGTTTAGACAATATGCAGGGCTATATTGGTGGTTTCACCGGTAATGCACTGTGGGGCATGGGTGACTACCTGGTATTGGTTGACGGTATACCGCGTGAGGCCAACAATGTGTTGCCAACCGAAATTGACCAGATCACTTTCCTGAAATCGGCTGCAGCCGTTGTACTTTATGGTAGCCGTGCTGCAAAAGGTGCAATTTTAATTTCAACAAAACGTGGTAAAAATACACCGCTTGAGATAAATGTACGTGCAAACACCGGTTTCCATGTATCAAAAAGCAATCCTTCTTATTTAGGATCGGCACAATACATGACACTATTTAACGAAGCACGTGTAAACGACGGTCAGTCGCCTTTATACAGTGATGAAGAAATTTACCATTATGCATCAGGAAGCAACCCATACCGCTACCCGAATGTGGATTTTTATTCATCGGATTACTTAAAGTCGTACTATAACCGTACCGATGTTTCTACCGAGATTTTGGGAGGTAACGAACGTGCCAAATTTTACACCAATATTGGATACTACCGCCAGGGCGATGTTTTTGACTTTGGCGAAGCTGCTGATAATTTTACCGACCGCCTGAATATTCGCGGTAATATTGATCTAAATCTGAATGATTTTATCAGTGCCTATATCAATACAAATGCAACTTTCTATAATTCAAGAAGTGCAAATGCCACTGATCGTGATTCAAATGATGGTATTACCGACAATTACTGGACATATGCATCAATCATGCGACCAAACAGGGTGTCGCCATTAATTCCACTTAATTTTATTGATCCAAACGATCAACAATCGTGGAATCTGGTAAACGGTAGTGAAAACATCATTGGAGGTCAGTATTTTCTTGGAGGTACACAGGTGGATCAAACCAATGTATTTGCCGATTATTATGCGGGTGGTTACAGCAAGTGGACAAGCCGACAGTTTCAGTTTGATACCGGTTTAGATTTCGATCTGAGAGGAATTACTGAAGGATTAAAATTCCATACACAGTTTGCTGTTGATTATGCTACTTCGTATAGCACATCATATAATAATTCTTATGCAGTTTATGAACCAAGCTGGTACGATTACAACGGTACTGATGTTATTGCCGGTATAACGAAGTATAATAATGATGAAAAATCGGGTCAGCAAAACGTTGGTGGAAGTACCAGCAATCAAACTATTGCGTTCTCTGGGTATTTTACCTACGACAAAACGTTTAATGCAGACCACAACCTGAATGCGATGTTAATTGCCTCGGGTTATCAAATAACTAATTCTGGTCAATATCACCGCACCAGCAGTGCAAACGCCGGTTTACAGTTAGGTTATAACTACAAGAAAAAGTACTATGCTGATTTTAGTGCATCGGTAATTCACTCGGCAAAACTGCCTGAAGGAAACCGCCAGGCATTGTCGCCAACTGTAAGCTTAGGATGGAAAATCAGTGAAGAGGATTTTATGGCCAACTCATCTGTATTTGATGAACTGAGCCTGAATGTGTCGGGAAGTATTCTGAATTCAGACCTCGATATTGAAGATTTTTATATGTACGAAGCCACTTACACGCAGGCCAGCGGTGCATGGTGGGGATGGTACGATGGAGCATCGGAACGTTCAACCAACTCGAAACGAGGCGGAAATGATGAACTGGACTTTGTAAAACGCAAAGAAGTATCGGCTACTTTGATGGCTTCGCTTTGGGAAAAACTTTTAACGGTTAACACTTCGTTCTTTATCAACTCTACTGAAGGATTGTTGATTACGCCGTCAACTATTTTCCCTAATTATTTCTTTACCTGGTGGCCCGAAGCTTCATTTATTCCTAACGTTAACTTCAACAACGATAAACGCGTCGGATTCGACTTTAATGTGAACGTAAACAAGCAGGTTGGCGAAGTAGATCTTACGTTGGGTGTTTCTGGTATTTATTATACGACTGAAGCTACACAACGTGATGAAAATTACGAATACGACTATCAGTACCGCGAAGGTTTAGCAATTGATGGAATCTGGGGATTGGAGAGTGAGGGATTATTCCAGAGTGCTGAAGAAGTTGCCAGTTCTCCTGAACAGAAATTTGGTGGAACAGTAAAACCCGGCGACATTAAATATGTGGATCAAAACGGCGATAATGTAATCGACGATAAAGATCAGGTATACCTTGGTCGTGCAGGATGGAGTGGAGCGCCACTTACTTTGGGTGTAAACTTTACTGCGAAGTACAAAGGCTTTACATTCTTTGCTCTGGGTACCGGAAATTATGGCGCTTATGCAATGAAAAATGACTCGTACCAATGGGTTTACGGAGATAGAAAATACTCGGAAGTAGTACTCGACCGTTGGACGGAAGAAACAAAAGCTACTGCTACTTATCCACGACTGACAACAGAAAACGGAAGTAACAATTTCCGCGATTCTGATTTCTGGATGTACAAAACCGACCGTTTTAACTTGGCGAAAGTACAGATCACTTACGATCTGCCAAAAAGCCTGATTCAAAACAGTTTGTTCGAAAATATCTCGACTTACGTAAGTGGAGCTAACCTGTTAACTATTTCGAAGGAAAAAGATATCCTGGAACTTGAATTTGACAGTGCTCCGCAAACGCGATTCTTTAACATTGGTTTAAAGGCCACATTCTAA
- a CDS encoding DUF5627 domain-containing protein — MKKIKILMIVSAGIFAMLFTSCENQDVDFPDFDYSTVYFAYQYPVRTIVLGEDIIDNTLDNEHKCSIYATMGGVYSNDQTIGIDVTVDNNLCNNLFFDGDFTSPVQTMPSNYYSLAADQIILDKTIQDGVEVQLTDAFFADPNALKNTYVIPLRMTNVVNADSILSGVPKIDGAVRGNDTDWDVLPKDFVLYCVKFINPWHGNYLRRGEDVITEGGATSTVTREAEYVEDDEVVALNTASLNTVEFPVPLINENGENVTCTLMLTFDDQNGCTITSATEGFTASGSGSFVIDGEKNSWGNKDRNALYLDYTIDMGSKSYATSDILVVRDRGVAMETFSPSYNVN; from the coding sequence ATGAAAAAGATTAAAATTTTAATGATAGTGTCAGCCGGAATTTTTGCAATGCTTTTCACATCTTGCGAAAACCAGGATGTCGATTTTCCGGACTTTGACTACAGCACCGTATATTTTGCTTATCAATATCCGGTAAGGACTATTGTGCTGGGAGAAGATATTATCGACAATACGCTGGATAACGAGCATAAATGCTCAATTTACGCGACCATGGGGGGTGTTTACTCCAACGACCAAACCATAGGAATCGACGTTACAGTTGATAATAATTTGTGCAACAATTTGTTTTTCGATGGCGATTTTACTTCGCCTGTTCAGACCATGCCAAGTAATTATTATTCTTTGGCAGCCGATCAGATCATTCTGGATAAAACCATACAAGATGGCGTTGAAGTACAATTAACAGATGCGTTTTTTGCTGATCCAAATGCCTTAAAAAATACCTATGTTATTCCGTTGCGAATGACCAATGTGGTAAATGCTGATTCTATCCTTTCAGGAGTTCCTAAGATTGACGGAGCTGTTAGAGGAAATGACACCGACTGGGATGTTTTACCAAAAGACTTTGTGCTTTATTGCGTAAAATTCATCAATCCATGGCACGGAAATTACCTGCGCCGTGGTGAAGATGTGATTACCGAAGGCGGAGCAACCAGTACCGTTACCCGTGAGGCCGAATATGTTGAAGACGACGAAGTTGTGGCATTAAATACTGCCTCTTTAAACACGGTTGAATTTCCGGTTCCGCTTATTAACGAAAACGGTGAAAACGTAACCTGTACTTTGATGCTCACTTTCGATGATCAGAATGGTTGTACTATTACTTCAGCAACTGAAGGTTTTACTGCTTCCGGTAGTGGTTCTTTTGTTATCGATGGCGAGAAAAACAGCTGGGGAAACAAAGATCGTAATGCACTTTACCTGGACTATACCATAGATATGGGTAGCAAAAGTTATGCAACAAGTGATATACTGGTTGTTCGTGACCGTGGTGTTGCAATGGAAACATTTTCACCATCATATAATGTAAACTAA